CATTAAGGAGTGGCACGATGAGGTGTGCGAGCGAGTGCAGCCGCATAAGGTTCTGTTTGTCCTGGTGGGACAGAAGAGCGACCAAGATGCTCAGGGGGGGAGGGTGGTGAGTCAGGAGCAGGCTGAGAAACTGGCCGGGCAGCTAGGGATGCCGTACATCGAGGCTTCTGCCAAGACGGGTCAGAACGTGATGGAGGCCTTCGAGCTGCTCACTCGGAGGGTCTACCAGGGTCTGCTGAGCGGagaggtggagctgcaggagggCTGGGATGGAGTCAAGTGTGCCGCACCTCATGCGCTTCAGTTACAGAGAGCCAGCCTGACACGACCCagctccaccaccaccaccaagaAGAAGAAGTGTTGTGATTAAACCGTGGACTGGCGGTGGTCTCCCACaacacactaatgttacaaTAGAACTAAAACCAGCTCCCAGGAGGTCTGATCTATGCTGGAGGTTTAATGTAATAACGGGACCATCATGAAAACCACTAAAGTACAATGTTTTGACTTTCATATTTGGGCCATGATGGCAATGTTGATCAGTTGTTTGGTAAAACAGATAAACGTACTTTTAGATGACTTGCCACTTAATTTTGTCCAGCATTCATTTTCCCAAGAGGATTTTTCCCCACTGACTTTGGTGATTCCCTGACTTTttttggtaccactttacaataagactacccttataaaggattcataaagggtttataattaggttaggaattaggttgtaaacactttatttatcattaagaaccatttataaaccagttctaacatagacgtcaacacaggctcactatttggcaagatgacttagccttatattggctacttagcgagaatcaatTCCGTGAGCAACAGTctagataccaaggatgctggctgatgaaggagacgaagtaagctaagtaTCTAATGTAAGGCTTAGccgtacagataaatgtgggctctctatttggcaagcaaccggtcacagttgccctgtttatctcatgtcttataaaagcttattcaggatttataaagtgttcacaacctaattaataaatgaattacaaactattcgtaaaccctttataaggctagtcttattgtaaagtggtacccttTTTTGTATCTAACACCAGCAGCAGGTTGCCATGTTTGTTTTTTGGTGAAATGTctgaaaaatatattgatgGAATATTTACTACAGGTGCTCAGGCGCTTTTACTTTTTTTCTAGCGCAATCTTCAGTTCAAATTTTACATTTTGCCCAACACTTGGGTTTATGAAAACTAAAATCATGCCTATTTTCCACAGCTGTACTTTTTGGCTGTTGCTATTGACATGTTCGGGGATAAAATGGTGACAACATGATATATTACCTGCTAATCAGCAGCATGCTAACAAGCTGATGTTAGCAATAGTCACATGTTGCTAGCACAGCTGTAAACTCTTGTGTAATTGCAAAATCTCTAGTTCCTTCCTTTATAGGACTTTTAAAACTTGACAGAGCGGTTCAGATCTCGTTGGTGAGATGCTAGGCCAACAGCTGATCAGCCTAACATGGACTGATGAGGTCTTTGCTTACCTGAGTTCAGAAGGGCAGGCGTTGTAATGAGGACATATTGATCCACCACTGGTGCCAGATGAGAGTGCATCACAATGGCATTCCTTGTATAAGAGTGGTACGATACGATCACATCTTCTCTTCTATCGATGTTTGGACAGTAGGTTGCCAACCTTGGTGTCCTGATTTCCTTACCGTCTATCTGAGTGGTCAGAATGTGTACCGTTGTTGCAAATTAGcataatttgttttatttttccttGTGAGACTGTACAATGACGCTGCTTTTCCTTCTTTAGAACCCATTTCCGCACCTTAATCTGTGATTCTTGTCTGTGTTGCTCTTTCTGTCGGTGATTGGCAGCTGTTATTTCGGGTGCCTTGGTGGAGATTACAAACATCCCCCTATGTTATGACTCTGTGAATTGTGCTGCGATGCTTTGGGCCTGAGCGGTGTTTTCTAGAGACGGCTTTGTTGCATCACAGCATGTTGAGAGTGAGCGCTGGTTTTGGACGTCCTTTtgttcaaattaattaatttatacAACTCTAGGGTACATTTGGAAATTGTTTTATGTTGCGAGAGGTTTCCATAGCAATTACTGTCTGTCTGGCAGATTAAACAGCCACCTGTGTTTCTGCAGAGTAAAGGCAGACCATTTGTTTGGCTACTAAAAGAAACCCAGAGATTTACTGACAGGTTAACTGCTGTGTGTTTGTACAGGGATGTGTTATTGGCTCAAGGCAAATATACCACATGTGAAATTATCCTATTAGTTACAAAGGGAAACATGTATTTGACTAAAGGCAACACTGTCTGTATGACTCACTTATGTCAAATGCTGCAAATACAAAATGTCTCTTTTGATACCAGATCctttgtttatgtatttattattttgtgaAAAGTACCATTTCTTCTATAATTGTTTTGCTGAAAGACAAAAATAAAACTTGCAGGGATGGTGGCAAAAAGTGTCAATGTAATAAAACCTACTATCAGTAGCCATCATATGCAATAGGATGTTATTAAATATcctaaaataaaacatgttggCATGAGAACACTACATCTTTTTGAATCCACGTCCAAATGCTTTAGAATATTAAAAAGGTAAACCAGAAACCCCTCATCGAAAAGAAGTATTCCAGTAAATGTTTATTGAAAAAATTGCAATGAATAGAGCTCTGCCAGGCTTAGCTTAATGGCAACAAAAACAGAATCCGAGACAATAATTACATTATTATGTGATCTATGTGGCACAGTACTCAAAAAGTTAGAGACATGACAATGAAACACTATCTAAtatcaaatgaaaaaaaaaaacttcacccAAACCATCCTTTTCTTCCTTATAAGTCAAAAAACATCCCAACTGAAAAGGGGGGGAAAAATACACTACACAGAGTGGGTACAACATATCAGAGAACAGTCTTGCTACTTTTTGGTTGTCTTGCGGATCAGCGCCATTCtctgaaatgaaaaaaaaagaaaccgGTTAGGcttgttcatttcaatacgaATAAAAAGTAATGACATGTACGAGATTGATCCAAAAACACGTATGAATCTGAATATTTAACTGTGACCAACAGAAACAAAGCGGTGTGTCGCTCACCTGTTTGTGAGCCTCTGTGGTGCAAGCCTTCTTGAACGGCCGGATCTCATCGGAGCCGTAACCAGGAATCCACATGTTCCACTGGCGCTCTGAGAAAAGAAATGCAAAATCATTTCAACATCCACAACGGCCTTGACTATCCTTACTGTCATGGCAAAGCAGAGCTGACATGTTATCAGTCAGTGATGTGGTTGCCATGTTACCCCGAAGGCTGTCTGCAAACAGTCACAAGAGCTTCCTGAGAAGTCCATTGTCACTCCGGGAGATGAGCACAAACTACCTCCGCTCAAGGGTAGAACCAGCTTTTCTATTCCACATAACACTTTCAAAgacgtttgtttttgtattttctctACAGCATAAATCCTTGAATGCTTCCTTTGAAGATGCCAGCTTTTTGTAAAATTCTAAAAGAAAATGTCTCTTCTTCAATGTGAGTAACTGTCATTTGAGTGTGTATGATTATGATAacaggggtagacattaagggtacaaTTCCACTGGCCcccccattgtaaccactgccccccccattgtaaccactgccccccccattgtaaccactgccccccccattgtaaccactgccccccccccattgtaaccactgcCCCCCCCATTGTAatcactgcccccccccccccccttgtacTCCCCcccccattgtaaccactggcccggagcattcgtccaagaAAATCGAcgaataatgaagaaaatgaacacatttgttgcaatagtcatTTAGGCACAAACTACATTACTataacatttgaatcatcaggtCTTCCTcatttgttcatatttggtttattaaaataatgatattgtggtcattgttaaaaaatgtctgctattatcattattattagtataatgcacgttctgccttcctgtcattaggagttagaaatgtaatggctatgtaatagatCAGAACCTTCAttctcctaaactgctgggacatttccctaaaagccaatacctttatattttcTACTCTTCGATCGATCAAGCCAGTGTGGCTGAAACtcgctctccctcttcttctcctaCTCCTGTCACTCTCTAACTCCTTCTGTGACaaattcttttatttgaagatagttttttttgcccggcgcttggccggttatcGCTGGtagtaaaaacattttggcgaatggttaggtggggAGGAAGTCTGTCGTGAATGAGCACGGGAGCCTGCtggcgctccgcagcaaacagcttcttttttttaaaggagtgtctaaatagtgcttccgggccagagGGCCATTTATAATGCCGAGCCCTGTTATGGCTTCAACATTAAATTAACTTTAggttaaaaatgaaataattaaACATCCATTTTATATAGGGCATGTTAAGACAATCATTTAGTAAAGCAATTATCCACAACAGATGACAGAGCTGCCATGTATTGTATACCTGAAAACATTAGCTGTGCAAAGAAACGCTTAAACACTGCATTTAAAGCCAACTTACCCAGATGTAATTGAACATCCTTCACCTCCAAGGTGTTGGACTTGCGATGGCGAGCCAGCTGACAGGCCGCTGTCACAACGCTCTCTATAAAGTCATCTGCAATTTGTAGCAGCATCTGAGAAGAGACGGGCATTTTGAAAACCATCCATCGTGCTCAGTAAAGGAAAGTAACTTTGGACAGATCCCTCGTTTTTCATGCAGCCAGGCTTTCCAtagaataacatttccaaatgaTGGATGTGGCAGTCAGTTAGGAAAGCTATAGCAACAAGGGCCTGCAAGATGCAAGTAGTATTCATGTCACACTTTAAACTTCACTACCTAACGTCATTAAAAAAGCTGACTAACCTCCTCAACATCCTCGTCCAGCTGCTCATTGGGATCGATCTCTCTCACCAGGTCCTGCAGCTTCTTCTTACTGAGCACCTGGAGGCAAAGCAGACGTGTTCATGTTACAAAAGAGTACAGACGTTGAGTCCTTGCCAAGTAGTGTAATGAGGGCTCTAGATCAAAAGGTGATAACAGGGACCCCATCATTAAATAAATAGGCTGACTGACCTGAGATCCCTCTGGACTGGTCCTGCCAGCAGGGCCAGGGGTCCCAACCTTCACTGCGGCTGCGGTGCTGTTAGCCATGTTGGTGGCCACAGATAAAGCGAAGGGTCTCTGGAGTTTCACAAGAAGCAGAACTGTTGTGTGTCAGAGTCCGGAGTGACAATCCAAGGTGGGCACAGGAGTGATAGATTCTCGTTTACAGGGACCACCTCCGTAAATCTGGGGAAAAGAGCCAAGTTAGGATCACAGAAACAATACGTTAACATGCTTAAAACTGCTTGCAAACCCTTCACggaaaaaaacatatataaatgCATGCCTTGCCTTTAGTTTTTCCTATTGTTATATCCATTACGCTCGATTTCTTGATGtaacttttattttttattgtagTTACGTTTTGTTATGTCATTATCCGTTTTTTCTCTACATTGTATTGCATTACTGTGCTGATGTTTTTATGTTATTCTCTTTGTAGAGTACTTTGTAAAACCACAAATAGGTcattaacattacattacatttatctgacgcttttatccaaagcgacttacaataagtgcattcgaccaagaagatacaaacttgaagaaaacagaatcatataagtacatcagtttcatagagccaacacatttcaagtgctactcaactggctttagataagccagtcctttattagtatataagtgctttgttagtaattctatcgctcgaagtggagtcgaaagagatgagttttcagtcagaAAACTTAGCCACAAAACTATGCCGTCTGATCTCAATTGTAGCAGATATAGAAAAATGACACTGTCAAACAATGGGATCAATTATGTCAGCTCCAATCGGCTGtgtatgttgtttaaagaaaggttAAATACCGACGCTAACACACCGTAATGTGCTAAAAACAATAGCAGCTTTGAATGTAGCATTACAGGCTAACATTAGCAGCTAATCTTAGCGCCACGGCTTTCTGCACCATACATCCTAGAATTAGCGGTTACGTTGACAACTTACCCAGTAAAACAAACACTATCTGTCCATGTTTTGGGGTCGTTGCGGGGAATATAGGTAAGTTTGATACAAAAAGAGTCCCTCAAATTGCCTCGGCACAGCTAGAAAAATGATCGAGGTTATCTCGTTCACTACTTCCGCTTTGTTTATATCTATTTCCGGTGAAAACATGAAGCCTCTACTCTGCCACCTGCTGGATAACTTTTGGAACTACACCATTATTAAACCAATTGATGATAAGGAAATACAATTACAGTATTTTCAATTCAAGACGAAGAGATATATCCTATTAATAACAAgtataatatttaaacaaatgtgtaCAAATAATGGCATAGAATAAtggcaatatttaaaaaaaattcattcatagagaaaaacacatttaaagtaATAGATTTGTGTTGGATAAGTTATAACAATGAAACAAAACATCTTCAACTTCAAGCATTTATTATAATATTCGCATTACGCCTTTATTGTAAATCATGCTGATTTAGACATACCacctaaatatatatttttttaaaaaccaCCTACAGAGCACTTTGTTAGatttgttcaaggtttatgtgGTTTAATCTCTAATGAAGTTATAGGAAGTAGTACATCTCCTTTGCAGTGATGGGCATAAGGATATAATACAGTCTAAGTACAACTTCTCCAAATATACAGGCCCCTGCTTTGCAGGTAATTGTTAAATTAGATACTGTTTACATGGAGGGTATACATCCCTAATTATTGTATGCATTGTTTGTGTCGCATGTGTGctaattttaagatattttaaaGGTTTATTTGATTGTGAACACAAAGGCCTATATATACTTGTATCTTAAATAGTTGGTGTACACTTTCTGATTTGTGTAGATATATGCATAGGAACATTTCAGTTTTATGAGAAAAGTAGGCTATTTGTGACACAATGTTTCGCTTGTTGAAAAATCACTATATTATTGTAGTAATAGAATATCAGTGGGAGAACAATATTTATTTAATAAGCTATCCATGATTTATGAAGACAACCGAACAGACCTGAATCTAACTGAAAGTGAAACAACTAGTATTTCAATGATAAGTAACTAAGTGTGCGTTCAGCAAACGCTCGTGATGCTCTGTAGTTGATGAACTGAATCTCTTTCGATTTCATTCCCGCTCATCTCAATGGTCAAAGCGAGTGAAGCGTAAAATGCTTGCTGGCTCGGTGTTATGTATATCACACCAGGGAAATTACGAAACTCTGCTTTTACATGTTAAGACATCTCTCGAAACCTGTTGAACTTATAAAAC
This genomic window from Pseudochaenichthys georgianus chromosome 16, fPseGeo1.2, whole genome shotgun sequence contains:
- the rab42b gene encoding ras-related protein Rab-42b; amino-acid sequence: MDLTLWQYQFRIIMLGDSTVGKSSLLKRYTEDMFLESINQTVGVDFYVHFLEVEPGVRVKLQFWDTAGQERFRSVTRSYYRNSVGGLLVFDMTNQASFDHIKEWHDEVCERVQPHKVLFVLVGQKSDQDAQGGRVVSQEQAEKLAGQLGMPYIEASAKTGQNVMEAFELLTRRVYQGLLSGEVELQEGWDGVKCAAPHALQLQRASLTRPSSTTTTKKKKCCD
- the taf12 gene encoding transcription initiation factor TFIID subunit 12; translated protein: MANSTAAAVKVGTPGPAGRTSPEGSQVLSKKKLQDLVREIDPNEQLDEDVEEMLLQIADDFIESVVTAACQLARHRKSNTLEVKDVQLHLERQWNMWIPGYGSDEIRPFKKACTTEAHKQRMALIRKTTKK